From Pan troglodytes isolate AG18354 chromosome 9, NHGRI_mPanTro3-v2.0_pri, whole genome shotgun sequence, the proteins below share one genomic window:
- the FLRT1 gene encoding leucine-rich repeat transmembrane protein FLRT1 encodes MVVAHPTATATTTPTATVTATVVMTTATMDLRDWLFLCYGLIAFLTEVIDSTTCPSVCRCDNGFIYCNDRGLTSIPADIPDDATTLYLQNNQINNAGIPQDLKTKVNVQVIYLYENDLDEFPINLPRSLRELHLQDNNVRTIARDSLARIPLLEKLHLDDNSVSTVSIEEDAFADSKQLKLLFLSRNHLSSIPSGLPHTLEELRLDDNRISTIPLHAFKGLNSLRRLVLDGNLLANQRIADDTFSRLQNLTELSLVRNSLAAPPLNLPSAHLQKLYLQDNAISHIPYNTLAKMRELERLDLSNNNLTTLPRGLFDDLGNLAQLLLRNNPWFCGCNLMWLRDWVKARAAVVNVRGLMCQGPEKVRGMAIKDITSEMDECFETGPQGGVANAAAKTTASNHASATTPQGSLFTLKAKRPGLRLPDSNIDYPMATGDGAKTLAIHVKALTADSIRITWKATLPASSFRLSWLRLGHSPAVGSITETLVQGDKTEYLLTALEPKSTYIICMVTMETGNAYVADETPVCAKAETADSYGPTTTLNQEQNAGPMASLPLAGIIGGAVALVFLFLVLGAICWYVHQAGELLTRERAYNRGSRKKDDYMESGTKKDNSILEIRGPGLQMLPINPYRAKEEYVVHTIFPSNGSSLCKATHTIGYGTTRGYRDGGIPDIDYSYT; translated from the coding sequence ATGGTGGTGGCACACCCCAccgccactgccaccaccacgcccactgCCACTGTCACGGCCACCGTCGTGATGACCACGGCCACCATGGACCTGCGGGACTGGCTGTTCCTCTGCTACGGGCTCATTGCCTTCCTGACGGAGGTCATCGACAGCACCACCTGCCCCTCAGTGTGCCGCTGCGACAACGGCTTCATCTACTGCAACGACCGGGGACTCACATCCATCCCCGCAGATATCCCTGATGACGCCACCACCCTCTACCTGCAGAACAACCAGATCAACAACGCCGGCATCCCCCAGGACCTCAAGACCAAGGTCAACGTGCAGGTCATCTATCTATACGAGAATGACCTGGATGAGTTCCCCATCAACCTGCCCCGCTCCCTCCGGGAGCTGCACCTGCAGGACAACAACGTGCGCACCATCGCCAGGGACTCGCTGGCCCGCATCCCGCTGCTGGAGAAGCTGCACCTGGATGACAACTCCGTGTCCACCGTCAGCATTGAGGAGGACGCCTTCGCCGACAGCAAACAGCTCAAGCTGCTCTTCCTGAGCCGGAACCACCTGAGCAGCATCCCCTCGGGGCTGCCGCACACGCTGGAGGAGCTGCGGCTGGACGACAACCGCATCTCCACCATCCCGCTGCATGCCTTCAAGGGCCTCAACAGCCTGCGGCGCCTGGTGCTGGACGGTAACCTGCTGGCCAACCAGCGCATCGCTGACGACACCTTCAGCCGCCTACAGAATCTCACAGAGCTCTCGCTGGTGCGCAATTCGCTGGCCGCGCCACCCCTCAACCTGCCCAGCGCCCACCTGCAGAAGCTCTACCTGCAGGACAATGCCATCAGCCACATCCCCTACAACACGCTGGCCAAGATGCGTGAGCTGGAGCGGCTGGACCTGTCCAACAACAACCTGACCACGCTGCCCCGCGGCCTGTTCGACGACCTGGGGAACCTGGCCCAGCTGCTGCTCAGGAACAACCCTTGGTTTTGCGGCTGCAACCTCATGTGGCTGCGGGACTGGGTGAAGGCACGGGCGGCTGTGGTCAACGTGCGGGGCCTCATGTGCCAGGGCCCTGAGAAGGTCCGGGGCATGGCCATCAAGGACATTACCAGCGAGATGGACGAGTGTTTTGAGACGGGGCCGCAGGGCGGCGTGGCCAACGCGGCCGCCAAGACCACGGCCAGCAACCACGcctctgccaccacgccccaggGTTCCCTGTTTACCCTCAAGGCCAAAAGGCCAGGGCTGCGCCTCCCCGACTCCAACATTGACTACCCCATGGCCACGGGCGATGGCGCCAAGACCCTGGCCATCCACGTGAAGGCCCTGACGGCAGACTCCATCCGCATCACGTGGAAGGCCACGCTCCCCGCCTCCTCTTTCCGGCTCAGTTGGCTGCGCCTGGGCCACAGCCCAGCCGTGGGCTCCATCACGGAGACCTTGGTGCAGGGGGACAAGACAGAGTACCTGCTGACAGCCCTGGAGCCCAAGTCCACCTACATCATCTGCATGGTCACCATGGAGACCGGCAATGCCTACGTAGCTGATGAGACACCCGTGTGTGCCAAGGCAGAGACAGCCGACAGCTACGGCCCTACCACCACACTCAACCAGGAGCAGAACGCTGGCCCCATGGCGAGCCTGCCCCTGGCGGGCATCATCGGCGGGGCAGTGGCTCTGGTCTTCCTCTTCCTGGTCCTGGGGGCCATCTGCTGGTACGTGCACCAGGCTGGCGAGCTGCTGACCCGGGAGAGGGCCTACAACCGGGGCAGCAGGAAAAAGGATGACTATATGGAGTCGGGGACCAAGAAGGACAACTCCATCCTGGAAATCCGTGGCCCTGGGCTGCAGATGCTGCCCATCAACCCGTACCGCGCCAAAGAGGAGTACGTGGTCCACACTATCTTCCCCTCCAACGGCAGCAGCCTCTGCAAGGCCACACACACCATTGGCTACGGCACCACGCGGGGCTACCGGGACGGCGGCATCCCCGACATAGATTACTCCTACACATGA